One Tunturibacter gelidoferens genomic region harbors:
- a CDS encoding DUF3037 domain-containing protein, giving the protein MLAPISFDYAVVRVVPRVEREEFVNAGVVVFCLQQRFLEARIHIDNQRLRTLWPEIDLDLVRNRLEAFPRICAADPAGGPISQLSQRERFHWLVSPRSTIIQVSPVHTGLCDAPADLMDNLARRYLLL; this is encoded by the coding sequence GTGCTCGCGCCCATCTCATTTGACTATGCGGTCGTTCGCGTCGTTCCCCGCGTCGAGCGCGAAGAGTTCGTCAACGCGGGCGTTGTCGTCTTCTGCCTGCAGCAACGCTTCCTTGAAGCCCGCATCCACATCGACAATCAACGCCTCCGCACCCTCTGGCCCGAGATCGATCTCGATCTGGTTCGCAACCGCCTTGAGGCCTTCCCTAGAATCTGCGCCGCAGACCCCGCTGGCGGCCCCATCTCGCAACTGAGCCAACGCGAACGTTTCCACTGGCTCGTCTCTCCTCGCAGCACCATCATCCAGGTCTCGCCCGTCCACACAGGTCTCTGCGACGCCCCGGCAGACCTCATGGACAATCTCGCCCGACGTTATCTCCTTCTCTAA
- a CDS encoding HipA family kinase has protein sequence MLRTIRATQYVTPLREGGSLPAIIEADDLGLYVVKFRGAGQGPLALVAELVAGEIGRTLGLNVPELVFAQVDPALGRNEPDQEIRDLLRASSGLNLALDYLPGSSMFDRAAGDKADPHTASLAVWFDAFTLNVDRTPRNANLLNWHTQLYFIDHGAALYFHHNWPDASRLADSPFSDVRNHILLPWATDLEQAAVHASSRLNRQVLTEILAQIPDEWLQSSHPTPAEARAAYLDLLTRRLAASPIFTQEAIRARAHLI, from the coding sequence ATGCTTCGTACCATCCGCGCCACCCAGTACGTCACTCCTCTTCGTGAAGGCGGCTCTCTTCCCGCAATTATCGAGGCCGACGACCTTGGCCTCTACGTCGTCAAATTCCGCGGCGCGGGCCAGGGTCCTCTCGCCCTCGTCGCCGAACTCGTCGCCGGCGAAATCGGCCGCACCCTCGGCCTCAACGTTCCTGAACTTGTCTTCGCCCAAGTGGACCCCGCGCTAGGACGCAACGAACCCGACCAAGAGATCCGCGACCTCCTTCGCGCCAGCTCCGGGCTCAACCTCGCCCTCGACTATCTGCCCGGCTCCTCCATGTTCGACCGGGCAGCCGGCGACAAAGCCGACCCGCACACCGCCTCACTCGCCGTCTGGTTCGACGCCTTCACCCTCAACGTCGACCGCACCCCGCGCAATGCCAATCTCCTCAACTGGCACACCCAGCTCTACTTTATCGATCACGGCGCGGCACTCTACTTCCACCACAATTGGCCCGACGCCAGCCGCCTCGCCGACTCTCCCTTCTCCGACGTCCGCAACCACATCCTTCTGCCCTGGGCCACAGATCTGGAACAAGCTGCCGTGCATGCATCCAGCCGCCTCAACCGCCAGGTTCTCACCGAGATCCTCGCGCAGATTCCCGACGAGTGGCTTCAGTCCAGCCATCCCACTCCCGCCGAGGCACGCGCAGCCTATCTCGATCTCCTCACCCGGCGGCTGGCTGCATCCCCCATCTTCACCCAGGAGGCCATCCGTGCTCGCGCCCATCTCATTTGA
- a CDS encoding DUF3011 domain-containing protein — protein MTRTIKLLLISTLLIAGTSVVTTSATAQPGYGGPPPRITCSSNDGRRNWCDIGPSRDVRMARQISGSPCVRDSTWGVDRRGLWVDRGCRAEFIVGRGGPPPPPPARIVTCSSNDGRRNWCDIGPSRDVRLNRQISGSPCVRDSTWGLDRRGLWVDRGCRADFRVRY, from the coding sequence ATGACGCGCACAATCAAACTCCTACTGATATCCACCCTGCTTATCGCCGGCACCTCCGTCGTAACCACATCCGCGACAGCACAACCTGGTTACGGCGGCCCGCCACCAAGGATCACCTGCTCCTCCAACGATGGCCGCAGAAACTGGTGCGATATCGGCCCCTCTCGCGATGTCCGCATGGCGCGACAGATCAGCGGCTCTCCCTGTGTTCGTGACAGCACCTGGGGCGTAGATCGTCGCGGCCTTTGGGTCGACCGCGGATGCCGCGCAGAGTTTATCGTCGGCCGGGGAGGCCCACCACCGCCACCACCAGCCCGCATCGTCACCTGCTCTTCGAATGATGGCAGGCGAAACTGGTGCGACATCGGGCCTAGTCGTGACGTCCGACTAAATCGACAGATCAGCGGCTCCCCCTGTGTCCGAGACAGCACCTGGGGCCTCGACCGTCGCGGCCTCTGGGTCGACCGCGGCTGTCGCGCCGACTTCCGCGTCCGCTATTGA
- a CDS encoding DUF3011 domain-containing protein, which produces MTRTIKLLLTATTLIAGFCALPATAAAQPDYGGPPRITCSSDDGHRNWCDIGPTRDREVRMVRQISGSPCVQDDTWGVDRRGLWVDRGCRAEFILGRSEPPPPPITITCSSNDGRRNWCDIGPARDVRMARQISGSPCIQDDTWGIDQRGLWVDRGCRADFLVRTGPPPPPPITVTCSSNNGDRNWCDIGPRTEVRLIRQISGSPCVRGQTWNVDNRGLWVDQGCRADFQAR; this is translated from the coding sequence ATGACGCGCACAATCAAGCTCCTCCTCACAGCCACGACTCTCATCGCCGGCTTCTGCGCCCTACCCGCAACCGCAGCGGCGCAACCTGATTACGGCGGTCCCCCGAGAATTACCTGCTCCTCCGACGATGGCCACAGAAACTGGTGCGATATCGGACCGACTCGCGATCGCGAGGTCCGCATGGTCCGACAGATCAGCGGCTCCCCCTGCGTCCAGGACGACACCTGGGGCGTCGACCGCCGCGGCCTGTGGGTTGACCGCGGATGCCGCGCAGAGTTCATCCTCGGCCGCAGCGAACCACCTCCTCCTCCCATTACCATCACCTGCTCCTCCAACGATGGCCGCAGAAACTGGTGCGATATCGGCCCCGCTCGCGATGTCCGCATGGCGCGACAGATCAGTGGCTCCCCCTGTATCCAGGACGACACCTGGGGCATCGATCAACGCGGCCTCTGGGTCGACCGCGGATGCCGCGCCGACTTCCTCGTTCGCACAGGACCACCACCACCTCCTCCCATCACTGTCACCTGCTCCTCCAATAACGGAGACAGAAATTGGTGCGACATAGGTCCCCGAACCGAAGTCCGGCTCATCCGGCAGATCAGCGGATCTCCCTGCGTTCGCGGCCAGACCTGGAACGTCGACAATCGCGGCCTGTGGGTAGACCAGGGCTGCCGTGCCGACTTCCAGGCTCGCTAG
- a CDS encoding acyl-CoA desaturase has translation MTPITTIEEAQVKAPKLAAVVPAVAEVTQKIKQDLRMGREHQEGRINWITTIAMGLFHVGAIASFFFFSWKNLAVFFVMYFFAINVGIGVAYHRLLTHRGYKVPKWVEYFVTMCGCLALEGGPIFWVATHRVHHQNSDQEGDPHTPHDGTWWAHAGWILSGRALHSETALLGRYAPDLTKDPVHVWLSKYHYVPLVVTGLLQVALGAALAPAGHHFVGALGMVLWGTFLRVTIGLHATWLVNSATHLWGKRRFETKDDSRNNWWVAMLTGGEGWHNNHHAHPVSARHGLEWYEFDINYYCIWVLSKVGLAEKIQIAKFDPKNPKPAGVI, from the coding sequence ATGACCCCCATCACCACCATCGAAGAAGCCCAGGTAAAAGCACCCAAGCTCGCCGCCGTCGTTCCGGCCGTCGCCGAAGTTACCCAGAAGATCAAGCAGGATCTGCGAATGGGCCGCGAGCACCAGGAAGGCCGCATCAACTGGATCACCACGATCGCCATGGGACTCTTCCACGTTGGAGCCATCGCCTCTTTCTTCTTCTTCTCCTGGAAAAATCTAGCCGTCTTTTTCGTCATGTACTTCTTCGCGATCAACGTCGGCATCGGCGTCGCCTATCACCGCCTGTTGACCCATCGCGGCTACAAAGTTCCCAAGTGGGTCGAGTACTTCGTCACCATGTGCGGCTGCCTCGCGCTCGAGGGTGGCCCGATCTTCTGGGTAGCCACCCACCGTGTCCACCATCAGAACTCCGACCAGGAAGGCGATCCGCACACACCGCATGACGGCACCTGGTGGGCTCACGCCGGCTGGATCCTCTCCGGTCGCGCCCTCCACTCCGAAACCGCCCTCCTCGGCCGCTACGCTCCCGACCTCACCAAAGACCCGGTCCACGTCTGGCTCAGCAAATACCACTACGTGCCCCTCGTCGTCACCGGGCTTCTCCAGGTAGCGCTCGGCGCAGCTCTCGCACCTGCAGGTCACCACTTTGTAGGCGCTCTCGGCATGGTCCTCTGGGGAACCTTCCTACGCGTCACCATCGGTCTCCACGCCACCTGGCTCGTCAACTCCGCCACCCACCTCTGGGGCAAGCGCCGCTTCGAGACCAAGGACGACTCCCGCAACAACTGGTGGGTCGCCATGTTAACCGGAGGCGAAGGCTGGCATAACAACCACCACGCCCATCCCGTCAGCGCGCGCCACGGTCTCGAATGGTATGAGTTCGACATCAACTACTACTGCATCTGGGTTCTCAGCAAAGTCGGTCTCGCAGAAAAGATCCAGATCGCCAAATTCGATCCGAAGAATCCCAAACCAGCGGGCGTCATCTAG
- a CDS encoding type I phosphomannose isomerase catalytic subunit, translating into MTIGTKVAPFSLKPWFSERVWGKSDLKPWYEETGTTELVGEAWLTGPQCLVESGPYTGQTLASVAEKMGGEFPLLVKILFPADKLSVQVHPDDAQATAMGETRGKTECWYVLEAEPGATVALGLKPGVGAKEVAASVESGTMELLLEHVPVSVGDMLFVDAGTVHAIGPGVVLLETQQTSDVTYRLYDYGRPRELHLEKGLQVIRPKTQAGKVASRKMDGFTRLIEQKYFVVDRFDVASADEVTVAFDGAGCLVGLAGRGVVITGEGQLEIAPGKAVVVPVGNASVIVETGSGVSFTRCVAPV; encoded by the coding sequence ATGACGATTGGGACCAAAGTTGCACCGTTTAGCCTGAAGCCGTGGTTTAGCGAAAGAGTATGGGGAAAGAGCGATCTGAAGCCTTGGTATGAAGAGACTGGAACGACCGAGTTGGTGGGGGAGGCCTGGCTGACCGGGCCGCAGTGTCTGGTGGAGAGTGGACCGTATACGGGGCAGACGCTGGCTTCCGTTGCGGAGAAGATGGGTGGCGAGTTTCCGCTGCTTGTCAAGATTCTGTTTCCGGCGGATAAGCTTTCGGTGCAGGTGCATCCGGATGATGCGCAGGCGACGGCTATGGGCGAGACGCGGGGAAAGACCGAATGCTGGTATGTGCTGGAGGCGGAGCCGGGTGCGACGGTCGCACTCGGGTTGAAGCCGGGTGTGGGTGCGAAGGAGGTTGCGGCTTCTGTGGAGAGCGGGACGATGGAACTGCTGCTGGAGCATGTTCCGGTGTCAGTGGGGGACATGCTGTTTGTGGATGCTGGGACTGTACATGCGATCGGACCTGGGGTGGTGCTGCTGGAGACGCAACAGACGAGCGATGTGACCTATCGGCTGTATGACTATGGGCGGCCAAGGGAGCTGCATCTGGAGAAGGGCCTGCAGGTGATTAGGCCTAAGACACAAGCGGGAAAGGTTGCGTCTCGGAAGATGGACGGGTTTACGCGGCTGATTGAGCAAAAGTATTTTGTTGTGGACCGATTTGATGTTGCTTCGGCTGATGAAGTGACTGTCGCTTTCGATGGAGCAGGATGCCTGGTGGGATTGGCGGGACGCGGGGTTGTGATTACCGGCGAAGGCCAGCTGGAGATAGCTCCGGGGAAGGCTGTGGTGGTGCCGGTCGGCAATGCGAGTGTGATTGTTGAGACCGGTTCCGGGGTCTCGTTTACGAGATGTGTGGCTCCGGTTTAG